The genomic region GCATAAGTTTAGCTATAACGTTGGACAAAGGTTTTATGCAAGGGTTTCACACCGTCACTCACTGATTTTAAGGCGAACGAAGATTAGCATGCATATCACAATACATGATGGCCTCAGTCAATCTGAGCATCTGCTAAATGACAGATCGATCACATTTTTAGATTGTCGTCAGCCCGAGACATTTTTGCGCTTACGTCATCGGCAAAGCATCAATATTCCATGCCAAGATTTATTTGCTCGCATGCATGAACTAAGTCCTGCGCATCAAGCGCTGTTTATTCTCATCGATGCGGATCAATCTCAGCAATGCCAGCAGTTTTTTTTCGATAAACAGTACCATCAAGTTACCTTGATCATTTGGCAAAGTGACTGCATCGACTGGCTGCAACAGCATCAGCTGCTTGCCTCAGGCCCGCTAGATGCTGCACAGCAGCAATTGAAGCTATGGCGCGCATCGGCATTGGTTGCGGACTTTCTTGATATGTACGACAGCGAAGCTAATACCACCAAGCGCGGCCTTGACCTTGGCTGTGGCAGTGGTCGCGACATGCTAGCAATGGCCCAGCACGGCTGGCAAATGACCGGCGTTGATTATAACGCCGGTAGCCTTGAGCGTTGCCAGCTAACCGCAGCAGAGATGCAGTTGGCGATAGCAACAAGATGCCTTGATTTAGAACAGTCAGCGTCATCGGTCTTAGCTAATGCCTTTGATGCCGAAACATTTGATGCCATTACTGTTGTACGATACCTTCATCGCCCGTTATTTGATGAGATGATACATTTACTGGCGCCGGGTGGCTTTATCATTTATCAGACCTTTATGCAGGGCTGTGAACGCATCTCTCGCCCCAAGAACCCACGCTTTTTATTAAAGCCTGACGAGCTAAAACAGATTTTTCATCTGAATGCTGGCTTTGAGCTACTGCAAGATCAGGTTTATTACCTAGCAGATGGCCGTCCGATGTCGGCTTTTATTGCAAAAAAACCGCTATAGCTGGCCTATTAAGAGGCTGATTAACATAGCGTATAACACCGCTTATGTCGCTTGTTGATAAGCAGTACAGCATCATTTGCAGTGATTGAGCGAAACCAACTAAGCTATAAAAATCTCAGTCCGCAAGCTTGAGAGGCGCACACGGCAGACGATAAGCAATAGAGTAAGCAATAAATAAGTAAGGCAGATAAACTAAAGATAAAAACAGATGTAAAAAGAAATGGCGGACCGGACGGGACTCGAACCCGCGACCCCCGGCGTGACAGGCCGGTATTCTAACCAACTGAACTACCGGTCCGCATAATGATATGCAGAATTTAACTATCAAATTTAACTTTCCACAGCTATCAATAACAGCTATCAATAGCGGTAAGCAAAACACTGATACATAAGTTCTACATTTATAGTTGCTGCTGGTAGTTCATCACAGCGACTAAATTGGTGGGTGATGACGGGATCGAACCGCCGACCCTCTGCTTGTAAGGCAGATGCTCTCCCAGCTGAGCTAATCACCCTGTAAGAGCCTCTAATGTCGTATCATATTCAAATCGATACATTGCATTGCGTTGTTGCGATATGTAATGACGACATTAACAACGACGACAATAACAACATGACGACATTAAAGTCACAACTGCGCACAGTTGTTGAAACTTTAAACTTGCTTCAGCTAAGCCGTAGTTAGCAAGCAAAAAGTTTGTGTAAATGGCGGACCGGACGGGACTCGAACCCGCGACCCCCGGCGTGACAGGCCGGTATTCTAACCAACTGAACTACCGGTCCGCAATTCTTTCATCGGCGCGGGTAGCTCATCGCGCCAGATGTTTGTTTGGTGGGTGATGACGGGATCGAACCGCCGACCCTCTGCTTGTAAGGCAGATGCTCTCCCAGCTGAGCTAATCACCCCAAAAAGAGCTGCGTATTTTAGGCAGTTTTAGTCGTCTGTCAATCTATTTATGATCGAAAGCGATAAGACTGATTAGTAATTAAACAAGCATCTATCGGTTTACACTTTTGTTGCGTTGACGCTTAACGTAAAATGCGCTTTCTCGATTTTTTGAAACTAGTGCGATGGAAATTTATAAAGAATTCTCGTTTGACTCTGCACACCGATTGCCGAACGTACCTGAGGGCCATAAATGCGGGCGGCTGCATGGCCACACCTTTTATGTGCGTTTATACCTTGCCGGCCCGATTGGTGAAACCAGCGGCTGGGTGATGGACTTTGGCGATGTCAAAGCGGCTTTTAAACCCATCCTAGAACAATTAGATCATTACTACTTGAACGACATTGAAGGCCTAGAAAACCCGACCAGTGAAAACCTGGCCCGCTGGATTTGGCAACGTTGCAAGCCTTTGCTGCCATTACTTTCGAGAGTTCAAATTCGAGAGACCTGCACCTCTGCCTGCTTCTACACCCAAGCAGACGCCGATGCCGATGCGTTGGCCATGTCAAAAACCGAGCAGAACGCCGAAACACCATCA from Pseudomonadales bacterium harbors:
- the queD gene encoding 6-carboxytetrahydropterin synthase QueD, translated to MEIYKEFSFDSAHRLPNVPEGHKCGRLHGHTFYVRLYLAGPIGETSGWVMDFGDVKAAFKPILEQLDHYYLNDIEGLENPTSENLARWIWQRCKPLLPLLSRVQIRETCTSACFYTQADADADALAMSKTEQNAETPS
- a CDS encoding methyltransferase domain-containing protein, whose translation is MHITIHDGLSQSEHLLNDRSITFLDCRQPETFLRLRHRQSINIPCQDLFARMHELSPAHQALFILIDADQSQQCQQFFFDKQYHQVTLIIWQSDCIDWLQQHQLLASGPLDAAQQQLKLWRASALVADFLDMYDSEANTTKRGLDLGCGSGRDMLAMAQHGWQMTGVDYNAGSLERCQLTAAEMQLAIATRCLDLEQSASSVLANAFDAETFDAITVVRYLHRPLFDEMIHLLAPGGFIIYQTFMQGCERISRPKNPRFLLKPDELKQIFHLNAGFELLQDQVYYLADGRPMSAFIAKKPL